A stretch of Episyrphus balteatus chromosome 2, idEpiBalt1.1, whole genome shotgun sequence DNA encodes these proteins:
- the LOC129908157 gene encoding protein disks lost, whose translation MADQLLNFIITTKEPFEPAFSEWFLKQIKSNSSCTLEEFGLFFLNFIRQQTEVYTKTPGTPKCVSSPIGKTNNTPRDSSSTRTPRRIFPNNLPQQQLTPDNRFRGDDSLQLRCTPTRNTSHFNDTLNQSNHKGFTSTPHKSFNKSSGGNTSNEFNRSSNNSGFCLGDFIVSNSRTRKKQQQQKDSSANISDGNNSDQKPKNKAEKPKKRVVPTQVSKTTTPASHSFSSPTLSSENNILKMFNDAEIVDKGKCSVMEARKSLKTNILEISKELEEENRPNLINQSLREAVKRMEKLNMTNDGETTQGEEPKIDFEKLTHRKILDCLAEIYSFLIDVHITANVLSELSYLLGILNADNNSSTQSLTPQFSSDLEFHLDEKLNVINRTNNEAYTALKSLTNCIYFSLEVLKRQRHLLALLDVKTLRVVLNNDRISDLAGDLKEFLEKIMLEKQQLEVKKSSYEASFRISKSFNNVFYQQENDTRNNFPNDKEFSNFKSQRDQFYTIFKCWDANHLNHMWNFRTELLTKIQILFNTSDHPINMAHLAKLFVSQLLVSSNYNETSHTDIGVELKAHVDLQKFSKLTQRLVEPSNFSIDYQFPAKQAFFKDFILASSCVAFSEQVKIALLVELIQFNSSTYEVINLTSNESTDFVMEYVVRPEVLSTMQVLAKFLGLLHAQPFLYPPSSGCLSIDKKQIELRNMVQPGFDVMGLLKVAISEKKLLITIPWIVQYLAMLDHITLQLDYYRNVLHLLYELYIYLGGRADLLRMRPTSVFILRTCLGWFFEGTNVAESYYVYRQNRTLSFSQLIEMKEISVLVPNALVSEFAHYEDKPMVVKSIKKENEESLALALDRCEKAEDINYNEFTVERTIGQFDPMLECILNVACPFLSEFRVTIMPPKYSKCVSRSGRYRHVTPKISEITSTQSPSHQPSQDSQSKLIEAFLHSQNLSVRRIIEFVIERTTSAVIKDAQIEILLPSKNEANKKVQTVSSTDILKVKKEILEIYSQANDAAMLRWNDELPSMVESRVKMALEALLPHETPEVVKKTCLSLILQKCQLKINDWRTTNLKNIDFYIKGIDVTVDKIVKANMLLQKPLSTNLDITVSTPCLSDILEDLQFWMHASSRRPELVEEGKIKMFLVDLQKIFDNVLPQSFYRIIGSSVVNLIQNLIENHSHIVSEDLLKILTTIWTVEGMHTFTQWHSTTTKKRIDSKQSSEEEDTTSEKQETPISPNLFSSLITISFIRSLKADESFDKLELLLLELIENNVITIDHLNELFVRIFKVEWNEKILSRISALLQTVSGRRNKKLKEDDGRSNLFMEALADFSRDIDSF comes from the coding sequence ATGGCTGACCaactattaaattttataataacgACAAAAGAACCATTCGAACCGGCCTTCTCCGAgtggtttttaaaacaaattaaaagcaATTCCTCTTGTACATTGGAAGAATTTGGATTATTTTTCCTCAACTTTATTCGCCAACAAACTGAAGTCTATACAAAAACTCCTGGAACACCAAAATGTGTCAGCAGTCCCATCGGTAAGACGAATAACACTCCAAGAGATTCAAGTTCAACACGTACACCGAGGAGAATATTCCCAAATAATTtaccacaacaacaactaacTCCTGATAATCGTTTTCGAGGTGATGATTCCTTGCAACTGAGATGCACTCCGACTAGAAACACATCACATTTCAATGACACTCTCAATCAATCTAACCACAAAGGTTTCACATCCACTCCTCACAAGAGTTTCAATAAATCAAGTGGCGGGAATACATCAAATGAGTTCAAccgcagcagcaacaacagtgGATTCTGTTTAGGAGACTTCATTGTATCCAATTCCAGGACAAGAAAGAAACAACAACAGCAGAAAGATTCTTCGGCAAATATCTCTGATGGCAATAATTCAGATCAAAAACCTAAGAACAAGGCTGAGAAGCCAAAAAAGAGAGTTGTTCCAACTCAGGTCAGTAAGACAACAACACCGGCCTCTCACTCCTTCAGCAGTCCAACACTTAGCAGCGAGAACAACATTCTCAAAATGTTCAATGACGCCGAAATCGTCGACAAAGGTAAATGTTCTGTGATGGAAGCTAGAAAATCTCTCAAGACAAACATCCTAGAGATCAGTAAAGAACTCGAGGAAGAAAACCGACCCAACCTCATCAATCAGAGTTTGCGCGAAGCTGTTAAGAGAATGGAAAAGTTGAATATGACCAATGATGGGGAAACTACTCAGGGAGAAGAACCCAAAATCGACTTTGAAAAGTTAACACATCGCAAAATTTTAGACTGCCTTGCTGAAATCTACTCATTTCTAATCGATGTCCATATCACTGCCAATGTTTTGAGTGAACTATCATATCTTCTTGGAATCCTCAATGCCGACAATAATTCATCCACTCAAAGTCTAACTCCTCAATTTTCCTCTGACCTGGAATTTCATTTAGACGAGAAACTAAATGTGATCAATCGAACAAACAACGAAGCTTATACCGCCTTGAAATCACTTAccaattgcatttatttttccttgGAAGTACTTAAACGACAGAGACATTTGTTGGCTTTGTTGGATGTTAAAACATTGAGAgttgttttaaataatgatCGAATAAGTGATCTTGCTGGTGATCTAAAGGAATTTCTGGAGAAGATCATGTTGGAAAAACAGCAATTGGAAGTGAAGAAATCATCATATGAAGCATCTTTTCGAATAAGTAAATCTTTTAATAATGTCTTTTATCAACAAGAAAATGACACTAGGAATAACTTTCCAAATGACAAGGAATTTAGTAATTTCAAATCGCAACGTGATCAGTTTTATACGATTTTCAAATGTTGGGATGCAAATCATCTCAATCACATGTGGAATTTTCGAACCGAATTGCtgacaaaaatacaaattcttTTCAATACCAGCGATCATCCAATCAATATGGCGCATTTGGCTAAACTATTTGTCTCACAGTTGTTAGTTTCGTCAAATTATAACGAAACATCACACACAGATATTGGAGTGGAGTTAAAGGCTCATGTGGACTTGCAAAAGTTTAGTAAACTCACACAAAGACTGGTGGAACCGAGTAATTTCAGTATTGACTACCAATTTCCAGCGAAACAGGCGTTTTTCAAGGACTTTATTCTGGCTTCATCATGTGTGGCATTCAGTGAGCAAGTTAAGATTGCCTTACTCGTTGAGTTGATTCAATTTAATAGTTCAACCTATGAAGTCATCAATTTGACTTCGAATGAGAGTACTGACTTTGTGATGGAATATGTTGTTCGACCAGAGGTGCTATCGACGATGCAGGTCTTGGCGAAGTTCTTGGGTCTTCTGCATGCACAACCATTCCTCTATCCCCCATCAAGTGGTTGCTTGAGCATAGACAAGAAACAAATCGAGCTGAGGAACATGGTTCAACCAGGATTTGATGTCATGGGTTTGCTGAAGGTGGCCATATCAGAAAAGAAACTACTAATAACGATTCCCTGGATTGTCCAGTACTTGGCTATGTTGGATCATATTACCTTACAATTGGATTACTATCGAAATGTGTTACACTTGCTATATGAACTCTATATCTATTTAGGAGGCAGAGCGGATCTTTTACGAATGCGACCAACCTCGGTGTTTATTCTGCGAACCTGTTTGGGATGGTTTTTTGAAGGAACAAATGTAGCCGAGTCGTATTACGTTTACAGACAAAATCGAACTTTATCCTTCAGTCAACTTATTGAAATGAAAGAGATCTCTGTGCTAGTACCAAATGCATTGGTATCGGAATTTGCACATTACGAAGACAAACCAATGGTTGTGAAAAGTATCAAAAAGGAAAATGAAGAAAGTCTTGCACTGGCCTTGGATCGTTGTGAAAAAGCCGAGGACATAAATTACAATGAGTTTACTGTGGAACGTACTATTGGTCAATTTGATCCAATGCTCGAGTGCATCCTGAATGTAGCTTGTCCATTTCTATCTGAATTTCGTGTAACTATTATGCCGCCCAAGTATTCGAAATGTGTGTCTCGTAGTGGACGCTATCGCCATGTCACACCAAAGATATCAGAAATCACCAGCACTCAGAGTCCGAGTCATCAGCCAAGCCAGGACAGTCAAAGTAAATTAATCGAAGCTTTTCTTCACTCTCAAAATTTATCCGTCCGTCGAATTATCGAATTTGTTATTGAGCGTACAACTTCGGCAGTTATCAAAGACGCTCAGATAGAAATACTCCTGCCATCAAAGAATGAAGCTAACAAAAAGGTCCAAACTGTGAGTTCAACTGATatattgaaagtaaaaaaagagattttggaAATCTATTCGCAAGCAAATGATGCAGCAATGTTGAGATGGAATGATGAGCTTCCAAGTATGGTAGAATCTCGAGTAAAAATGGCATTGGAAGCCCTGTTGCCTCATGAAACTCCTGAAGTTGTGAAAAAGACCTGTCTATCtctaattcttcaaaaatgtcaattaaaGATCAATGATTGGAGAACGACCAATCTTAAGAATATTGATTTCTACATAAAAGGGATTGATGTAACAGTTGATAAAATTGTTAAGGCAAATATGCTACTGCAGAAGCCATTATCAACGAATCTTGATATAACTGTTAGTACACCTTGTTTGTCTGATATTCTAGAAGATTTACAATTCTGGATGCATGCTTCATCACGACGTCCCGAGCTCGTCGAAGAGGGTAAAATTAAGATGTTCCTTGTTGACTtgcaaaaaattttcgataacgTCCTACCTCAGTCATTTTATCGAATAATCGGATCTTCGGTAgtcaatttaatacaaaatcttATAGAGAATCATAGTCATATAGTATCCGAGGATTTGCTTAAAATCTTAACTACCATTTGGACGGTTGAAGGAATGCATACATTTACACAATGGCATTCTACTACAACGAAGAAAAGAATTGATTCGAAACAAAGTAGCGAAGAAGAAGATACAACATCAGAAAAGCAAGAAACACCAATTTCGCCAAATTTATTCTCATCTCTCATTACAATCTCATTTATTCGATCACTCAAGGCTGACGAATCATTTGACAAACTAGAACTGTTGCTCTTGGAGCTAATTGAGAACAACGTTATTACCATAGATCATTTGAATGAGTTGTTTGTTCGTATATTTAAAGTTGAATggaatgaaaaaattctaagtaGAATATCTGCCTTGCTACAAACGGTATCTGggagaagaaataaaaaactcaAAGAAGACGATGGACGTTCGAATTTGTTTATGGAAGCTTTGGCTGATTTTTCCAGAGACATAGACTCTTTTTAG